Proteins encoded together in one Cicer arietinum cultivar CDC Frontier isolate Library 1 chromosome 4, Cicar.CDCFrontier_v2.0, whole genome shotgun sequence window:
- the LOC101512726 gene encoding peroxidase A2-like, with product MFSRTILPALIFLTLTLLYPSNGQLNATFYSNTCPNVSSIVKNIVQQALQSDSRIGASLTRLHFHDCFVNGCDASILLDQGGNITQSEKNAAPNFNSIRGFNVIDNIKSSLESSCSGVVSCADIVALAAESSVSMSGGPSWNVLLGRRDGLTANQGGANTSIPSPFESLANITSKFSAVGLDTTDLVALSGAHTFGRAQCKFFSQRLFNFSGSGSPDPTLNSTYLATLQQNCPQNGNGSTLNNLDPSTQDTFDNNYFSNLLINMGLLQTDQELLSTNGSSTISIVNNFANNQTAFFNQFAQSMINMGNISPLTGNQGEIRVDCKKVNGS from the exons ATGTTTTCAAGAACTATATTACCTGCTCTAATTTTCCTAACGTTAACCCTTCTTTATCCTTCAAATGGACAATTGAATGCAACATTTTATTCTAACACATGTCCTAATGTGTCATCCATTGTAAAGAATATTGTCCAACAAGCTCTTCAATCTGATTCACGAATTGGCGCAAGCTTAACTCGACTTCATTTTCATGATTGCTTTGTCAAT GGGTGTGATGCGTCGATTTTGTTAGACCAAGGAGGAAACATCACACAAAGTGAAAAAAATGCGGCTCCCAATTTCAATTCAATTCGAGGATTTAATGTAATTGACAACATCAAAAGTTCTCTTGAAAGTTCATGCTCTGGCGTGGTTTCTTGTGCTGATATTGTTGCCCTTGCAGCCGAATCTTCTGTGTCCATG TCAGGAGGTCCTTCTTGGAATGTACTACTTGGAAGAAGGGATGGTCTAACTGCAAACCAAGGTGGAGCAAATACCTCTATCCCTTCTCCATTTGAAAGCCTTGCCAACATCACTTCCAAATTCTCTGCTGTTGGGCTTGACACCACTGACCTTGTTGCATTGTCAG GTGCACACACTTTTGGACGTGCTCAATGCAAATTTTTCTCCCAAAGGCTATTCAACTTCAGTGGCAGTGGAAGCCCAGACCCAACATTAAACTCAACCTATTTAGCCACACTACAACAAAATTGTCCACAAAATGGAAATGGATCTACTTTGAACAACCTTGACCCTTCAACACAAGACACATTCGACAACAATTACTTTAGCAATCTTCTAATAAACATGGGCCTTCTCCAAACGGATCAAGAGCTTTTGTCCACTAATGGATCTTCCACTATTTCAATTGTTAACAACTTTGCCAACAACCAAACTGCATTCTTCAACCAATTTGCTCAATCAATGATCAATATGGGTAATATTAGCCCCTTAACCGGAAATCAGGGAGAAATCAGAGTTGATTGTAAGAAAGTCAATGGAAGTTGA